The window TGCTGGATCCAATAAAAGTGGTCATCACCAATTATCCTGAAGATCAGGAAGAGGAGCTGGATGCGGTAAACAATCCTGAAGATGAAAGTATGGGCACCAGAAAAGTGCCTTTCTCCCGCGAGATTTACATTGAACGCAATGACTTCATGGAAGACCCACCGAAAAAGTTTTTTAGGCTGGCACCCGGCCGTGAGGTCAGGTTACGATACGCTTATTTTATTACCTGTGAAGGGGTGGTCAAAGATGAATTTGGAGATATAACAGAAATACGATGCAGTTATGATCCGGCTTCCCGTGGAGGCCAGTCCCCTGACGGCCGTAAAGTGAAAGGAACATTGCACTGGGTTTCGGCCAGGCATGCCGTACCGGTTGAAGTGCGGCAGTACGACCGCCTTTTCATGAATGAAGATCCCGATCAGGTAGATGAAGAAGGTAAGGATTTCCGGTCAAACCTTAACCCTGATTCACTGCATGTTTTGGGAAACTGTATGCTGGAACCTTTTATAAAAGATGCCAAACCGGAAGACAAATTTCAATTTGAACGCAAAGGATACTTCTGTGTGGACAGATACTGCGATCCCAACAAAAAGCTTGTTTTCAACCGGACAGTCACATTAAAGGATACGTGGGCAAAGATCGCAAAGCAGCAGAAACAGCAACCAAAGAAACAGAAAAATAAACAGAAGAATAAATAAAATCTTATCTTGGAGGGACGTACGGCCTACTTCCCTACAATTACGGGGAAATAATGCGAGCCAGTGTTACCATTTATCCACCCAGGTCCATATTATCATTGGTCCCGGTATTTAAATCGCCGGTAATAAAGCCTGGAGGAAATGGATTCATTTTCAGCTCTTCATCAGAAATTCATGAACATTTTCCAACGTAACCACTTGGGACAATTGAGGATGGTATGCATTGACAAAACTTTTCGGAATTTTAACTTTTGATTTCGGGTTATATTTGAATTCGAATGCATATATCCTTTCATTTTTTTCTTCAACCAAATCAATTTCCCCACCATCGTATGTTCTCCAAAAGAATACATTTACTAACGGATTATGGATTGAATTGTATTTTATTCTTTCGCTCATGCAAAAATTTTCCCATAAAGCACCTTTGTCCTGTCTGTTTGTAAGAGGTGAAAAGTTGCTTATCGCGGCATTTCTTATACCATTGTCGTAAAAATAGTACTTCCTGCTTTTTTTTATTTCATTCCGCAGGTTTTTGTTAAATGATGATAGTCCGAATACCACAAATGATTTTTCAAGAAGGTCAATATATTTTTCAACAGTTTTCATTGAAGTACCAATCATATTGGCAATTTCATTGTATGACACTTGCGAACCGATTTGCCAGGAAAGGGCTTTGACCAGCTTTCTTAAAATACTATGATTTCTGATCTGTTCCAGTTCAAATATGTCCTTATACAAATAATCGGAGGCTAAGTTGCTAAGCATTAATTCCTTTTCTGTGATTGGTTTGTCTATTATACCAGGATAAGATCCGTATATCAGGAGTTCTTCCATATTTTCCATGCACCACAACCATGATTTGTTTTCAGCAATTTCATTATATGATAACTGAAATATCCTGAATTTGATGTTCCTTCCGGTTAAGGGTTCAGAAATCTTACCGGCAAGATCAAAACTACTTGAACCTGTTGCAATGATCTTATGATTAAATTCCGGAGAATCATATATTAGTTTCAGGATTTTGCCTATATTTTGTATTGTTTGGGCCTCATCAAGGGCAATTACTTTCTTGTTCCGGAATAATAGACGATATTGGCTGAGATCCATATTTTCCAATATATCTTTTATATCGGGCCTTTCGCAATTGAGGATCAATGCATCTTGATCACCCGAGAACATTTTGTTTAACAGGGTAGTTTTACCCGTTTGGCGAGCACCATAGATGATGATGATTTCCTTACTGTTTAAATATTTCTTGATTAGAAGTTCTATATCTCTGGAATACATGATAATATTTTATTTGTTGAAAAGTTAAGCCAAAATTTTTAAATATGATTCAAAAATTAAGCCAAAATTTTTAAATATGATTTATTTATTCTGAACTAATCCGAATTATTCAATATAATTCATTGTTGAAAAAGATTTAACAAGGTTTTATGCATTCAATTTATACTTTTGCATCATTCATATTTTACATGATAAATCACTATGGAACCCGCATTTTAATTATTTTCTTGTGGCAAAACTCGGTGGATGCGGGTTTCTGACGCTATTGAAAAACCTGGCTTTTTGCTTCAATACATTTCGCAAAAAGCTAGTTTTTCTAGTG is drawn from Bacteroidales bacterium and contains these coding sequences:
- a CDS encoding ATP-binding protein, producing the protein MYSRDIELLIKKYLNSKEIIIIYGARQTGKTTLLNKMFSGDQDALILNCERPDIKDILENMDLSQYRLLFRNKKVIALDEAQTIQNIGKILKLIYDSPEFNHKIIATGSSSFDLAGKISEPLTGRNIKFRIFQLSYNEIAENKSWLWCMENMEELLIYGSYPGIIDKPITEKELMLSNLASDYLYKDIFELEQIRNHSILRKLVKALSWQIGSQVSYNEIANMIGTSMKTVEKYIDLLEKSFVVFGLSSFNKNLRNEIKKSRKYYFYDNGIRNAAISNFSPLTNRQDKGALWENFCMSERIKYNSIHNPLVNVFFWRTYDGGEIDLVEEKNERIYAFEFKYNPKSKVKIPKSFVNAYHPQLSQVVTLENVHEFLMKS